The Streptomyces sp. B3I8 nucleotide sequence CGTACACCATGTCGGAGAACAGGTCCCCATAAGCTCTTTCGTCCGCCGTCGGTTCACCCCGCGTGGCCGCCGGGGGCGCCACGTGATGCGTGGCCAGGATCGCCACCGCCGTCTCCCGCCACTGCCGCGACTCGGGAACGCCCCGCAGCGCCCGACGAGCGAGGGAGAACGTCTCCCGCCACAGTGCGGTGACTGCGGGATCCACCCGGGGGACACCGGCGCCGGCACTCGAGCCGGCGCTCCGAACCGTTCCCCCGCGGGCTCGGTCCCGGTCTCCCAGCGTCATACGGTCGGCACGCTCGGTGAGAGCGTCCACCTGCTCCGCCTGCCCGGCTGCCGAATGCTGCATCATCGCCAACGCCTGCGAGGCCGACGGACGGGAGTACACGGGTTCGCGGGAAGTGGACGCATGGCTATAGGCCGACGACGGCATCGCCGGGACAGCGCCCACCCACGGGACCGCCGGAACGTTCGCACTGTCAGGATGAGCGGCGGTACGCGGCCTCGGTACTTCCCTCATCGAGATGCGGTAGGTCGAGCCCTTCTTGGTGTTCTTGGTGACTTTGAACGTGGTCCCGGGCGGAAACGTCACCTCGGTCTCCACCTCCTGGTAGTCCGACAGCAGGCTTATGTCGCGTCCTGTCTCGGACTCGATCGTGAAGATGATGTTCCCGGGACGCGACAGGCGCGTGGCGTCGGCGCTCACGAAGGACTTTTCCTCGACCGTCGCGTCCTTCGGGTAACGGGCTGCGACCCGGTCGAGCTCCGACCCTGTATAGATCTCTATCGCACGGGTCACCGTGCCTCTGTACACGGGTAGCCTGTTCAGCCCGGACACGACCCCCCGGATATGAGCGTCGTAGGTCTGCAGCACTTCGGCATCCTGTTCGCGAAGTCCCTTGTTGACCACATCGAAGAACGCGTTGCCGGTGTATCCGAGGACGGCGACCAGGTCTTCGTGAGGAATGCCCTGCAAAGCGGGGTTGGCGGCAGCGAGAGCGAGGGCTTTGGGCAGATAACGAGCGTAGGACCTGAATGTACGCGCGAACCGCGCACGGTCATCGGCGCTCGACTGAAAATTCGGGTTGCCGTAGTACCCGGTCATGGCCGTGGGGGTCCGGTTCGTTACCTGACCGCTGGCCTCTCCGGCCGGCAGCGCAATCCCCGCCCGCGCGGCGACGTCGGCACGGCGCACCTTCAGCGTGTCCTTCAAGAACGTGCCGACTGTCGCCTTGAACCCGAGGCTGTCGACCAGAGAGTCGATCTGGCCCGGCCCGACGAGAAGCACCCTCCGAGCGGATTCCTGCAGCCTCTGGGTACTCATCCCGGAGAAGATGTAAGAAGATTCCGCGTTGTAGGAAGGATTGCGCAGGGTTTCCCACTCGTTCACTTGCGCCCCGAAGAGACTGCCCTTGAGGTCTCCTCTGGCCCGGTACAGCAGCGTGCCACCGGCGTCAATCCGCACCGGCCTGCCGTCACTTGAACTCACGATGTTGTCGTAAGCGGTGCCCGCGACGTCCCAGTTGGCGAGCCAGGCATCGACAGCGAACCCGTTCTGGATGGCCTTCCGATAAGCGGGGTCCTTCTCAAGCCTGTTCCGAAGGTCGGTTCGTGCTCCGTGGACGAGCGGTGAGGCGATGCCGGCTTTCCCTTGGTGGGTCACCAACCACAGGGCAGGCATGTCGAGCCCTGCCGTCCGGTACAGCTCGGCAGCCAGCACTTCGTTACGCGCGTGGTCATGGCTCTGCGCCGTCTTGACGTAGAAGAGGCGATTGTGGTGATCGAGGTAGGTACCCCCCGGGTTCGAGCCCAGCTGCTCTCCGACCCTCCGCCAGGAACTGGAGTCCGTCCAGGCGAAACGGACTTCGCGTGGCTCCTCATGCGAAGATTGGCCGGTGGTGTCTCGGGATGCGGGCTCCTCTGCCATCTTGATGAACCACGTGTCGTGCCGCTGTTCCCTGGAAAGAACCTCGAAGCTGGTGCCCGGGAGGAAGATGACCTCCGCCTCGGTGCCCCGATGTCGGGAGACAGCCTGGACGGGCCGACCGGTCCGGGACGTGATCTCGAACTGGATGTTCCCGGAGAACCGGGGGGCCTGGGAGTCCGCACTGACGAATGTCGGCTCCTGTACCACCCTGCCCACCGCGTATCGGGCGAGCACCCTCTCCAATTCCGCGGAGCCGACCATGATTCCGCGATAAACGGTCCCGATGTGCGGCGAGAAGTGGTTCAGCGCGGAAATTACACCTTTGACGAGTGGTTCGTGTGCCGCCAGCGTGTACGTGTCACCCTGGCGCAAGGCCGCATTGACCACAGAGAACTCAGTGATACCCGTATAGGCGACGAGGGCGACAACGTCTTCCTCCGGTGCCTGACGGAAGATGCTCCGATGCGGTACGGCCCGCAAGTGCAGGTCGTAGTCGCGAAAGCCGCGGCGGAACACTCGTCGGTCCGCGTCGGTGTTTCGATACCCCTGCTGGACGAGATAGGGATGGGCGCGCGCGAGGGCGGACACGCCTTCCAGTTCCTCCCACATGCGCGCTCTGAGCTGTTGCACCTTGCCCAGCCGGCTGGACTCCTGGTTCTCCGACAGCCAGGCACCGATCGCGGAGTCGACTGCCCGTAGCTCCCTCGTGTTCTGCTCGAAGGCAAGCCGGCGGTCCCGGCCACCCGACATCCAGTCGGCGAGGGCCCTGTCAATTTCCTGCAACCTCGGCGATCGACGCCGAAGGGGGAGATTCGACTCCGAAAGCCAGTTCTCGACGATGTCCTGGTCGGGCTCGAACGCTTCCGGAGCACCACCGCGCAGCCGGAGAGCGGGGCCCACTGTCGCCTCGGACCCGGAAGAGTCAGTGGCGTTCACGGACGGGGGCGTGGTCACCCACGCCCCGGTGCTGAGCCGCTCCGTCTCAGCGAGCCACGAGGGACGTCTGGAGTCGACGAACTCCCGGATGTCGCGCATGATACGGCCGGTCAGCTCCGCCCTGCCTGCCGTGGACAGAGCATCGAACGCGGGGCCAAGTGTGTCCACCGCCTGAGCGACGCACTGCTCCGGGAACACGCCTGAGACCTCACCTGGCACCGCTTGCCACCTCCACATCACACTTCACACCTGAATACGTCCGCTCGGCCATCGGCCAGACCGAGTTACGTCTCCTGTCCAGCGGCGGCCACCTTGATGGCCTCGCGCAGTGGTTCGGGTTCCACGCGCATCGCCACGGCGGCGCTGGGGTTCAGGTAGAGCTGGTGGTTCTCGGGGAGACGGTCGACGAGCGCGGCGACGGGCACCACCTCGAAGGCCAGACGGCCGGCGGAGTCCATGTGCGTCTGCGACGTGAAGACCGGAACCACCGCGCTGCCGTCCGGGGAGGCTGCGCTCACCGGTGTGCCGTCGGCCTGGACGAGCACCGCGAGCTCCGCTGTGGCCAGCGCGGCCGGTACGTCCTCTGCCGGGCCGTATCCGCTGGCGGCCAGTTGCACCGCCGCGTCGACGGGGTCGGTGGGTTCCGGCAGTCCGAGGGCGCGCGGCGACGGGCGGTAGGTGTCGTTGTGCTCCCAGTCGACGATCTCCCCATCGGCGTCCGAGCGCCATCGGCCGATCACGGCCCACTCCGGTGGTGCCTGCTCCCCCGACCAGGTGGGATCGACCATGTTGAACCAGTGGTCGGGGGCGAGTCTGGCGGCCTGCCGGATGTCCTCCGGTGGCTCCGGCATTTCCACCTCCGGCTCGGCGGTCTCCGAGGTCTCGGCGGTCTCCGAGGTCTCGGCGGTCTCCGAATTCGCCGGAGTGCCACGCCCCTCGATGTCGTCCCGTTCCGCCGTGAGTTCTTCCCGGGCCTCGGGGGTGGACTGGGTATCGGTCCTGCTGGTGCGCTTCTTGGTCGTCATTCGAGGTGCCTTACTCGCTCGTGCTTGTCCGGTCGGGTTCGTCGTCCTGCGACGTGGTCAGTGGTCCGTAAGGTGGCTCCGGCTCGTCCGTGCCCTCTCCCACCGCTGTGCGGCCTCGTCCGCCAGCGCCCGGGCCACGGACACCTCGCAGCCGACGCTCTCGCCGGCCGCAGCGGCGGCCTCAGCCGCGCGCAGGTTAGTCCTGGCGCTCTCGAGCGCGACCCGTGCCTCCTCGTATTCGGCTCGGATCATGGCCACCATCGGGTGCTCCGGCCGGCCGTCGTCGGTGTGGCGCTCTCTGGGCGCCCCTTCACCGGACGCACCGTCCGACATGCCGGACCGACCTCCGGTGTCGGCCTCGGCGGCGGGACTCTCGAGGCCCTGAGGATGGCCGTAGCGGATGTGTCCCGGGGTAGAGGCGTGACCGAGTCGGTGGGCGCCACGGTCGGCCGACGCGGACGGGTGACCGTAACCGCCACGGAGGACGTTCCTCGGTCCGCCGCCGCTCAGCGCCTCGGGGCCCGCCTGCGCGGGCTGGAGCACCGTGGCTCGGCGGCCGGCCGGAGCCAGAGCGGGGAAGATCTCCCCGACGGCGGCATCCGGGAGGGCCCGGCTGACCTTCCTCAAAGCTGAGGCCACGACATCCGCGGTCACTCGGTCCGGGGCCACCGCCATGGCGCGGGCCACGAAGTCCCACAGCAGGAGCCGGTTGATCCGACCGTCGGCGAAGTCACGGTGGGTCCTGCGGAGTCGGTCGGTCCGGTGCAAGGCGGCCAGATAGGCCGGGTAGTCGGGATGTTGCTCGAATCCGGCACCGAAGACGCGCCGCAGCAGGCGAACGAGCCGAAGAACACCGGACTGGGCCTCCTCGTCCACCGTGCCGGTCATCTCGTTCGTGAGGACGGCGATCCGCTCAGGGGTCGGCTCCGGCGCGAACATCGCCAGTTCGTTGCCGCTCTCGTGCCACTGCAGCGAGACGGAGTCCTCGAATGTGTCCGGTGTCGGACCGATCCAGGTGACCGCCGTGGTGGCCCACACGATGCGTCGCGTCGCGTTCGCCACACGCTGGCCCAGCGAAGTCTCGTCGAGGTCCTCGGGGCCATGGGGATTGAACCCTGCGAAGCAGATGAGGAGCACCAGAGGCGCGTCGTCCGGAAGATTCCGCACCAGTCCGGCAACCAACGTGGTGCTCTGCTCGGCAGAGAGTTCGACGGTCGTTCCGGTATCGAACGGGACCATGAACCCGCGAGAGGTCGGGTGGCCATGGGCAGCGATGAAGTACGGGCTCGGCGCACCGGTGACCCGCCGCCACGGCAACAGGAACTTCTCCGTCATCCGTCCTTTCCGGTCAAGCCTCATGCCCCAGCGCGTGTCGCCCAGCCGACGGAACCTGGACTCACGGGAGAACTGACCGCCCCCATGGGGATCCGACGTCATGTCGGCATCGGTGTGGAAGGCGTATCCGATCAGTTGACCCAGCCCGTCACGGATGTCGTGCCGGACGATAGGCGTACGCGCGGTCGGCCCACCCTCCGGGGTCGGCCGGCCGGAGGGGAAACCACTCATGGGAACGTCCGACTGGATGTGTCCGCCGTACGCCGGGGGCAGGTGTCCGTTGAACGAACCCGCGGGGAACATCTCGGCGAGGGTGCTCCCGGGGCCACGCTGCGGGGCGCCCTGGACGGTGCGCAGCACCCGCAGGTAATGGTCCCTTGTCAACGGCTGGGCGGCCGGCAGCGCCAGGGCCCGGGACACCAGGTCGCGGAGCATCCGGGCGGTCAGGAGGGGCCCGCCGTACCCCGGAAGTTGCCGGCGGAGGTGGTCGACTCTGACCAGTGCCTGCACAGCCGACCGGAAGCTCGAGCCGGCCTCGAAGCCCGGATACTGCGAGGCGTTCTGCCAAGTCCTTCCCAGGGTTTGGCGCAGCACGCGGACCAGTGCCTGGATGTACGCGGACCGCATAGCGGGCGGGAGGGGCGAGCTGGGCAGGACGACGAGTGCGT carries:
- a CDS encoding type VII secretion system-associated protein codes for the protein MTTKKRTSRTDTQSTPEAREELTAERDDIEGRGTPANSETAETSETAETSETAEPEVEMPEPPEDIRQAARLAPDHWFNMVDPTWSGEQAPPEWAVIGRWRSDADGEIVDWEHNDTYRPSPRALGLPEPTDPVDAAVQLAASGYGPAEDVPAALATAELAVLVQADGTPVSAASPDGSAVVPVFTSQTHMDSAGRLAFEVVPVAALVDRLPENHQLYLNPSAAVAMRVEPEPLREAIKVAAAGQET
- a CDS encoding ADP-ribosyltransferase domain-containing protein, producing MFPEQCVAQAVDTLGPAFDALSTAGRAELTGRIMRDIREFVDSRRPSWLAETERLSTGAWVTTPPSVNATDSSGSEATVGPALRLRGGAPEAFEPDQDIVENWLSESNLPLRRRSPRLQEIDRALADWMSGGRDRRLAFEQNTRELRAVDSAIGAWLSENQESSRLGKVQQLRARMWEELEGVSALARAHPYLVQQGYRNTDADRRVFRRGFRDYDLHLRAVPHRSIFRQAPEEDVVALVAYTGITEFSVVNAALRQGDTYTLAAHEPLVKGVISALNHFSPHIGTVYRGIMVGSAELERVLARYAVGRVVQEPTFVSADSQAPRFSGNIQFEITSRTGRPVQAVSRHRGTEAEVIFLPGTSFEVLSREQRHDTWFIKMAEEPASRDTTGQSSHEEPREVRFAWTDSSSWRRVGEQLGSNPGGTYLDHHNRLFYVKTAQSHDHARNEVLAAELYRTAGLDMPALWLVTHQGKAGIASPLVHGARTDLRNRLEKDPAYRKAIQNGFAVDAWLANWDVAGTAYDNIVSSSDGRPVRIDAGGTLLYRARGDLKGSLFGAQVNEWETLRNPSYNAESSYIFSGMSTQRLQESARRVLLVGPGQIDSLVDSLGFKATVGTFLKDTLKVRRADVAARAGIALPAGEASGQVTNRTPTAMTGYYGNPNFQSSADDRARFARTFRSYARYLPKALALAAANPALQGIPHEDLVAVLGYTGNAFFDVVNKGLREQDAEVLQTYDAHIRGVVSGLNRLPVYRGTVTRAIEIYTGSELDRVAARYPKDATVEEKSFVSADATRLSRPGNIIFTIESETGRDISLLSDYQEVETEVTFPPGTTFKVTKNTKKGSTYRISMREVPRPRTAAHPDSANVPAVPWVGAVPAMPSSAYSHASTSREPVYSRPSASQALAMMQHSAAGQAEQVDALTERADRMTLGDRDRARGGTVRSAGSSAGAGVPRVDPAVTALWRETFSLARRALRGVPESRQWRETAVAILATHHVAPPAATRGEPTADERAYGDLFSDMVYAVAARLHADRAQPRAQESAIALARQMAAAFGINAGGAPARTGWSEPAPGGDAGVSEGDGAGFGAAVGYAGLDIDTRGMRVARDLIEVPAQVERPVAARTEAARLLGPLLRNPAVAERVADSGVRVIVIPRTLRITDLPEFSAASIAEGGPPAESRGWTDTARGLVAVSEENLLGEDAPDPGRTHPEGYSSVLHEAGHLVHAFGLDDDQRTRADAAHTARLADGAAEDSVDGPLRHVDGTPSANHSSADPVENFAQATVAFFGANHGKDATTGRHRNNGPGWLAAHDPTMYALLLEVYGEPPAEPLGANALSVTRADRDRWQALKDHTALVEAPGAPAITEASAPATDRTTGGIPPAAFDGPPRAGRGGSAPVGDVTPDRTTARDHAEPTPMPAVQEPSRFLSQAEVATLLVEEEYTASREVLDRALAALAMAQQAAADGTAGPCDLSVAQALARSAEDRHARAGRMRDGSTT